Proteins co-encoded in one Gossypium arboreum isolate Shixiya-1 chromosome 11, ASM2569848v2, whole genome shotgun sequence genomic window:
- the LOC108452359 gene encoding U-box domain-containing protein 21, protein MIVSWRNRRAHNNKMKNNNRLCEDLDAEINVPTHFRCPISLDLMKDPVTLCTGITYDRENIERWIEAGNETCPFTKQVLETFDLIPNHILRRMIQDWCVQNRSLGVERIPTPRIPVSQCEVSEVCSRIVGATRRGDGKKCGELVRKIKNWGKESERNKRCIMENGTGCILSASFESFARDSFEKHINLLVEILLVLSWMSPLGKDGRSKLGTESSLRCIIWLLRNGDLSGRQSAVLVLKEILHSDDRRIITNTLRAIEGVVEALFFLIKEPISPTATKASLMAIYCMISSTTKNDMITSRFLEMGLVGVIVEAIVEADKSVCEKALGVLDEICNTEKGKEEACNNALIMAVLVKKVLRVSEWATELSVSILWKLCDEESVRIEAIQVGTFKKLLVILQVGCGEGTKEKVKELLKLLNVYNNRVDCCVDSSMGFKYLKKPF, encoded by the coding sequence ATGATTGTATCTTGGAGAAATCGCAGAGCCCATAACAACAAAATGAAGAACAACAATCGCTTGTGCGAAGATTTGGATGCGGAAATCAATGTTCCGACGCATTTCCGATGTCCTATTTCTCTTGATTTGATGAAAGATCCCGTCACGTTATGCACTGGGATCACTTATGATCGGGAGAACATCGAGAGATGGATTGAAGCCGGAAATGAAACTTGCCCATTCACCAAACAGGTCTTGGAAACTTTTGATTTGATCCCGAATCACATACTGCGAAGGATGATCCAAGACTGGTGCGTTCAGAACCGTTCTCTCGGCGTCGAACGGATCCCTACCCCACGAATCCCTGTGTCCCAATGTGAAGTCTCGGAGGTTTGTTCGAGGATCGTCGGTGCTACTCGACGTGGAGATGGAAAAAAGTGTGGGGAGTTGGTTAGGAAGATCAAGAATTGGGGCAAAGAAAGCGAACGTAACAAGCGTTGCATTATGGAGAACGGAACAGGTTGTATTTTATCAGCTTCTTTCGAGTCTTTCGCCCGTGATTCATTCGAGAAACACATAAATTTGTTGGTGGAAATTCTATTGGTACTGTCTTGGATGTCTCCTTTAGGCAAAGATGGCCGATCCAAGCTGGGAACCGAGTCTTCTTTACGTTGCATCATTTGGCTTTTGAGGAATGGAGATCTTTCTGGTAGACAGTCCGCAGTTTTGGTACTCAAGGAGATTCTTCATTCGGATGATAGACGAATAATTACGAACACCTTGCGGGCGATTGAAGGAGTTGTCGAAGCACTGTTTTTCTTGATCAAGGAACCAATTTCCCCTACTGCTACAAAAGCTTCGTTAATGGCTATTTACTGCATGATTTCTTCAACCACGAAGAACGACATGATTACCTCTAGATTTTTAGAAATGGGTTTGGTTGGTGTGATCGTAGAAGCCATTGTTGAGGCCGATAAAAGTGTTTGTGAAAAAGCTTTGGGTGTATTGGATGAAATTTGCAATACTGAAAAAGGGAAAGAAGAAGCCTGCAACAATGCTTTGATTATGGCGGTGTTagtgaagaaagttttgagagtTTCGGAATGGGCGACGGAGCTTTCGGTGTCGATTTTGTGGAAGCTTTGCGATGAAGAAAGTGTTAGAATAGAAGCGATTCAAGTGGGGACATTTAAGAAGTTGCTAGTGATTTTACAGGTTGGGTGTGGCGAGGGTACGAAGGAGAAGGTTAAGGAATTGCTAAAATTGCTCAATGTTTACAACAATAGAGTAGATTGTTGCGTGGATTCATCTATGGGTTTCAAGTATCTTAAGAAACCATTTTGA